A region of Phaseolus vulgaris cultivar G19833 unplaced genomic scaffold, P. vulgaris v2.0 scaffold_18, whole genome shotgun sequence DNA encodes the following proteins:
- the LOC137817172 gene encoding uncharacterized protein, giving the protein MVATRNNNDAMAEQMTMIQTLQTQMEELRQKGIEDRRQHEEDRRRQKEEIALLREQNAQLQRQVDNPEQEGQSHMADRTASRVPTSADTNPISRTEIVERKLSKRGHPFTGEIITTPLPDTAKHCQYHRNFDHTTEGCQALKDKIEELIQVGHLRQFVKKIRNSRSPPRSTDHPSRGDDRSYRNNYKRRTDHSQASRKRSESLVRRTRARSTSHDRNAHPRQRVREVINMIAGPVTLGELNHEANYIAGGFAGGGCSNSARKKHLRDIQSAYATTRRRPHIPPITFTDDDFTAIDPAQDDPMVITVEIDKFAIAKTLVDQGSSVDILYWEIFKKMRIPEVDIQPYNEQIVGFSGERVDIKGYIDLYTTFGEEDGLHKTINVRYLLVNAQTSYNILLGRPSINRLKAIVSTPHLAMKFPSANDDIATIHVDQKIARECYVASLKSEPTR; this is encoded by the exons ATGGTTGCAACAAGGAACAACAACGACGCTATGGCAGAACAAATGACTATGATTCAAACCCTCCAAACTCAGATGGAGGAACTGCGGCAAAAGGGGATTGAAGACCGTCGTCAACACGAAGAGGATAGACGCCGTCAAAAGGAAGAAATCGCCTTATTGAGAGAGCAAAATGCACAACTCCAGCGACAGGTTGATAATCCCGAACAAGAAGGCCAATCCCATATGGCCGACCGAACCGCCTCTCGCGTACCTACATCGGCCGACACCAATCCTATTTCCAGAACTGAAATAGTCGAAAGAAAGTTAAGTAAAAGGGGTCATCCTTTTACAGGCGAAATCATCACCACACCACTTCCTG ATACTGCTAAGCATTGTCAGTACCATCGAAATTTCGACCACACGACCGAAGGATGTCAAGCGTTGAAGGACAAAATCGAAGAGCTCATCCAGGTTGGCCATTTGCGGCAGTTCGTCAAGAAGATAAGGAATTCAAGATCCCCACCACGAAGTACCGATCATCCATCCCGTGGTGACGACCGGTCATACCGTAACAATTACAAACGCCGAACTGACCATAGCCAGGCTTCGCGGAAACGCAGTGAAAGCCTCGTTCGGCGTACACGCGCCCGTAGCACAAGTCACGACCGAAATGCCCACCCTCGTCAACGAGTCCGCGAAGTCATCAATATGATTGCTGGACCTGTTACCTTGGGCGAACTAAACCACGAAGCAAATTACATAGCCGGAGGCTTTGCCGGTGGCGGGTGCTCAAATTCCGCCCGAAAGAAACATCTCCGGGACATTCAGTCCGCTTATGCTACTACGAGAAGGCGCCCACACATACCTCCGATCACTTTCACTGACGACGACTTCACAGCCATAGATCCAGCCCAGGACGACCCTATGGTAATCACTGTGGAAATTGACAAGTTCGCAATTGCCAAGACTTTGGTAGACCAGGGTAGCTCGGTCGATATATTATACTGGGAAATCTTCAAGAAAATGCGCATCCCAGAAGTAGACATTCAACCCTATAACGAACAAATTGTAGGGTTCTCAGGTGAACGGGTCGACATTAAGGGGTATATAGACTTGTATACAACCTTTGGTGAGGAAGACGGTCTCCATAAAACAATAAACGTACGATATCTTCTGGTTAACGCCCAGacttcctacaacatcctgctcGGCCGACCGTCCATCAACAGATTAAAAGCCATTGTTTCCACCCCacacttagccatgaaattcccttcGGCAAATGACGACATTGCAACAATCCATGTCGATCAAAAAATCGCTAGAGAATGTTATGTTGCGAGTTTGAAAAGTGAGCCAACTCGGTGA